In the genome of Pseudomonas lalucatii, the window ACAGCACTATAAATCAATGCAATCCAGAGCCTAATTTTTTACGCATAACATCATAGTGCCGGATACACGACACAGATAAAAAAGCATTAATCACATATAAAAACAGCATTATCACACTATAAAAACCTAAAGAGCGTTCAACCTCCCAACCACATGAAGCCCCAAAAATCAAAGCCGCACTTGGCAATATCAGCCTGCAAAAATCCCATATTAGTTGCAAATCCTGCCTGCCGAGAACATTAAGCGTTTGACTAAGCGGCGCCACTACAAACTGGCCAAGAAAAAAAGGGGCCAGATACACAACAAACTCTGCCGCCTTAGACCATTCAGCACCGAAAATCAGGTCGACACCCCACCAAGGATCAGGGTAGCCAAGGCAACTACAGGTAGCCCAACGGCAATAAGGTTCCTGCATGAGCGCAGGTAAAAGCTCATCAAACGCTCCGGCTCAGACTCTTTGAGCCTCGGAAGTTCAGCAAGATATACGTTGGCAATCGCCATGCCCAAAAACGCCATGGGCGCACCCATGGCTCTTTGTGCCAAAGAGAAAAAGCCCGCAGAAGATGCACCGTAAAAATAGATCAGAATAAACGGCGTCAGATGCAGAGCACTGACATTCAAGACCCCCGCAGGGACCGAGAACAAAGGAAATCTTTTATGCCTAACAGCAAGAACTCTTAGCCGCCTCCAGGAAGGGCGTCGTATATCTCCAACAGCTCCCAACAATATCTTGAGCGCACCGACCGCCTGGCTCAGCACATAACCGAGCACCAGGGCAAGCCCGCCTACTCCCGCAAGCCCCATCCCTACTTGGGCTGTAGCTTGAAACAGACTACGATTCACATTGGCTTTTGCCAGCTCCCTGAAAGCCTTCTCTCTGACAGCCCAATAATTCGCAACTTGAAATGCACCGGCAAACATTATGCCTACTGGCAACAGCCAGATATAATCCCACTCCCCCCATAATGCAAATCCTGAGATTGATGCAACCACCAAAAATATAAACACCAGCAAACTAGTGACAAAAAGCAGCCCGAGACATAAAAAAACCAAAGTCCGAGCCTGTTTTATATTCCGCACCTGTGGCAGAGCAAATTCATATCGTAAAGAACTTACAGCCAATAGAATTGTCAGCGCTGAGGTAAAAGCAGCCAGCATCCCGAACTCTGCCGGAGAGAAGAGCCTGGTCAATACAGGTGTAACACCTACTGTTATGCCTTGGGCAATTGCCGCACCACCCGCAAGAAGCATAACGGATCTTAAAAATGTACTGGCTTTCAGCTTGGCAAATGACACTAGCCTTTACACCCACATGCTGTAGCGATGGCAGAAAGCTGTTGCTCCGACAGGTAAGGATGCATCGGCAAACTCACCACTTCGCCCGCGACCCGATCGCCCACAGGCAGAGCACTGCAAGCGTCTGCGACGGCGGGTTGTTTATTGAGTGGAATAGGGTAATGCACTGCCGTAGGCACGCCTGACTCTTTAAGCCTGGCTTGTAAGTGCTCACGCCCCACTACACGGATGGTATATTGGGCATAGACACTTGCGTTATGTGGCTCTATATAGGGAGTAGTAGTGACGCCCGCTTTATTCAACACCCGCCCATACGTATCAGCGACTTGCTGACGCAACACAATTTCTTCCGGAAAAATATCTAATTTAGGCAATAGAATGGCGGCTTGCAGCGTGTCCAAACGGCTGTTCACGCCGACGCGGATATGGTGATAGCGCCGATCCTGACCGTGGCGAGCAATCTGACGCAGTATTGTTGCCAGCTCGTCGTCATTGGTGAAAATCGCACCACCGTCGCCGTAACAACCTAACGGTTTGCTCGGGAAGAAGCTGGTGCAGGCAATAGTAGTCAGATTGCAGGAGCGCTTGCCCTTGTAGGTCGCCCCGAAGCTCTGCGCCGCATCCTCGATCACCGGAATGCCGAATTTGGCGGCAATAGCGTTAATGGCATCGAAGTCGGCACACTGACCATACAGCGACACCGGGATAATCGCCTTGGTACGCGGAGTGATGGCGGCTTCCAGCAGGTTCGGGTCGAGATTGTAGGTGCGCGGATCGATATCCACATACACTGGCTGCGCCCCCAACAGGGCCACTGTTTCAGCCGTGGCGATGTAAGTGAAGCCCGGGGTGATGACTTCGTCGCCGGGGCCGATCCCTAACGCCATCTGCGCGATCTGCAAGGCATCGGTACCGTTGGCGCAGGTAATGCAGTATTTGGCGCCGGTAAAGGAGGCGAGCTTTTCTTCCAGTTCGGCGACTTCCGGGCCGAGGATATATTGGCCATGAGCCAGGACACGCTGGATGCCTGCGTCGATCTTGTCCTTGATACGGGCCTGCTGGGTTTTCAGGTCGATGAATTCGATCATTTATTGCACGTCCACTTTGCTCAGAGTGTTGCCGTTCAAAACATAACGCGCATTGGTGTGCTGACAGGCAACCTCGCCCTCCCCCGTCACCGGCAATGCCAACTGCTCACCAAACTCGCTCATCCAGCCGATCTGGCGTGCCGGTACACCGACCATCAGGGCATAAGATGGCACGTCTTTGTTGATTACCGCACCAGCTCCGACGAAGGCGAACTCACCGATTGTCACGCCGCAGACGATGGTGCAATTGGCACCAAGGGTGGCACCTTTTTTCACCAGAGTGTCACGATACTGATCCTTTCTCTCAATCAGTGAGCGAGGGTTGTAAACGTTGGTGAAGACCATGCTCGGGCCGCAGAACACGCCTTCTTCAAGAGTGACGTTGTCGTATACCGAGACGTTGTTCTGCACCTTGCAGTTATCACCGATTACGACTTTGTTGCCGACAAAAACGTTTTGACCGAGGGACACACCCTTGCCAATACGAGCTCCGCCACAGACGTGAACAAAATGCCATACGCGCGAGCCGTCGCCTATTTGTGCACCGTCGTCGACGATGGCGCTGGTGTGCTGATAGTAGCTCATTAACATTCCTCTTTATACTTGCATGCCGCGAGAATGAAGGCACGCATGCGAATAGCGGCCTTAATCACCACCAACACTCAAAGCTTAAACTCTTTAAAAAACGGTACAACAAACTTTCCATAATGGCGCGCGCCCACCTCATTAAGGTGGTGATTATCCTGATAAAGCAAAATATCATTTCTAAATGGCGCGCTCGAAAAAAAGCACTGCTAGAAAAGTCTACGAAACTGACCGAAGGATACTTATCGGTAATTTTGGCAATCTTAGCATTAGCTTGTTGCCACTCATTATTACTTTCAACGGTCACTGGCAAGCCCAGCGAACCGAAGCGCTGTACCCGCAGCAGGTTCGATGCAAACATGGGGATCTGAGCCATAACCAACACGTTTTTCCCTTGGGCATTGGCACTACTCAGAAATTCATCAAACGCAGCCATAAAAGCCGCACTTTGTGTTTGATACTGCCACATTCCTGCAAGAATAATTGCATCAGAACTGTCAATAAAAGCTTTTGCGGCATCAATTTGGGCCAAACAAGCGGACTGCGCCCATTTAGGTAAACGCTCGACATCAAAGCCCACAATCGGCACACAACTACTTCCCGTAATGATACGCACGTTGAATTTATTAGCTGCACCTACGACATCGAAGAAGTGGTTTAACTGTGCGCCGTGACTATCACCCAGCAACAATGCGGGAGGTTTATCTCCACCGCCTCCCCGCACACAATTTCCTATGATTTTTCCGTGGCAGATTTCACTTTGGGATGCATAGCGTGTCAGTTCAGTCGGCACGGGGTCGACCACGTGAGAATTTACATGCCCAGATAAAAAAACCAGGGGAAATACACCTAAAGAAAGCATTGCAGCCTTTTTACCGCCAGCCGCAAGGGTTCTGACCTTTCTAAATGGCGTCTCAATCCAGCGAAATGACAACCAGGCAGTAGCAAATGTCATCAGAACAAACGCCATCAGCCATGGCAGTTCAAGCGAATAGTGCCCCACGTAATAGCGCATGATCGAGAGTACGGGCCAATGCCACAGGTACAGCGAATACGATAATCCGCCGATCCATACCAAGATGGTCAATGATAAAAAGCGACTCAATAGGTTATTTTTAGAGGCAATCAACAGCGCAGTCCCAACACAGGGTATCAAGGCTATTACCCCAGGAAATCCGTACGACTCTTTTATGAAGAACAGACTAGAAGCCAACAAGATAAATCCAGCCCAACCCATGAAACTGGAAAACCGTGATGACCACACTTCTCCAAGTCGAAGAGCAGCCACCATTGAGCCAATCAAGAATTCAGGCGCGCGAGCCAATAAAGAAAAATACATTTCTTGTTGCTGGCCTTTAACACGCAATACGCACTCTACATAAGCCGTAAGAATAACTATGAGCGTAGGTATCATTACCTTGACCCAGCGTAGCGGTAACCAAGCAAGCAAAAATGGCAGGATAAGATAAAACTGCATTTCGACAGCTAGCGACCACGTATGCAGCAAGGGAAGTTCATGTGCACTTGGTGAAAAATAGTCTCCAAACCCGGAAAAGTACTGGTTACTCGTAAAATATAAAGAGGACTCCAAGCTGTCCGTATAGAATTCAAAGTCCTTTGAGATGAACAAATAAGCCGCCAGTGTCGAAATAGCCGAAAGCATTACGTAGCAGGCTGGCAGGATGCGTTTTAACCGCCCCCAATAAAAGCCCAGCAAGTCGAACTTACGCGACTCCTTTCTGTCGAGAATAATGGAGGTGATTAAAAACCCTGAAATAACCAGGAAAACATCCACGCCAACAAAACCGCCGGGCAACCACTCCTTATTCATATGGAAAAGCATCACCGCCAAGACTGCGATAGCACGCAGTCCCTGTATGTCATGGCGAAGCCCTTTCTCAGCATAACCAGCTACGCCCGGCCGCTCAGCTGTTAAGGTCATTGGTCTAAATTCCATACTTGAGAGAGACCTACAATTTTTTAACGCCCCATCCGGGTACAATTAAAAGCTAACAACTGCACTGGCCTTCCCTGGCCCAGTACTTTGCCTATTACCCAAGCACCGATTTTTATTTGATGAACGGGTGACCTTCGCCGTTTTGCGCAGTGACAATAGTGGCAGAACGAATAGTATTCACCGTTTCCACACAATGGCGAGCATCTTCGATGCCGTAGCCGCGCCCAGCAAGAATTTCCTGGTAGCTGGTGGTGTGCAGATCGGTGAAACCTTCGGAAAACTCCATCTCCTCGCCGTTCACCGTAATCGAACGGTAGGTCGGCTTTTTACCTTTGACCGACTCAGGCAGGTCGTTGGCATCGATGGACAGGAACCAGCGTACGCGAGCTTTTTCGTATTCGAGATAACCCGCCGCTTTGTACTCGCTAGTAAAGTGCACAACGTTGCGTTGAAGCTTGCCAAAGATGAAATGGAGCATGTCGTAGAAATGCACACCGATATTGGTAGCCACGCCGAATGATTTACGTGGATCGCCTTTCCAGCTCTCCATGTACCACTTGCCGCGCGAGGTGATGTAAGTCAGCTCTACATCGTATTTGTGCTCGCTGGCTTCACGAGCCACTTTATCCTTGAGATCGAGGATTGCCTGGTGATGACGCAGTTGCAGGATGTTGTAAACGCGTTTGCCAGTTTCCTTTTCGACCAGAGCCAACTCATCGAGTATCTCCGGAGTGGGCACCAGCGGTTTTTCACAAATCACATCACATCCCAAACGCAAACCAGCTGCGATATGCGCATGGTGCAGATAGTTGGGTGAGCAGACAGCTACATAGTCCAGCGCAGTAGCTGGGTCGCGCTTCAACACCCAGGCATGCTCGATAAAGCGCTCGAATTCGGTAAAAAACTCGCTCTGCGGCGAGATGCTATCGATGATGCCGACAGAATCATTAATGTCGTAGGCGGACACCAGTTCGTTACCGGTGTCTTTGATGGCGCGCATATGGCGGGGAGCGATATAACCGGCGGCGCCGATCAGAGCGAACTTTTTCATAAATATCCTTTGTGAAGCACTACAACCCGGAATCCCTTGACAGGAATTACAAGGTATTCGTAAACAGCGAGTAATCAGGCTTTGATGATGTGAGCCTGCGGAGTACGATACTTACCACGGCTGTCGACAACCAGACGAGCGTGCTGCTTGATCAATTCGTAGTCAAACTTGTCGTGATCGGTGGCCAGTACCACGGCGTCGAAACCAGCCAAGTTTTCCGCCGTCAATGGTTCGCTCGACAGATTGAAGCGGTGCTCACGCATTTTCGGGAAGACAGGTACGTGAGGGTCGCTGTAAGCCACCACGCTGCCTTTTGCTTCAAGTAACTCCATGATCTCCACAGAAGGCGACTCGCGCATATCGTCCACATTTTTTTTGTAGGCGATGCCGAGCACCAGCACCCTGCTGCCTTTCAAGGCTTTGCCATTATCATTGAGGCCATCCATCAACTTGCTGACGACATACTCGGGCATTGCCTGATTGACTTCACCGGACAGTTCGATAAAACGCGTGTGCAGCCCATATTCACGGGCTTTCCAGGTCAGATAGAAGGGGTCGATAGGGATGCAATGGCCGCCCAAACCAGGGCCGGGATAGTAGGGGGTGAAACCGAACGGTTTGGTTGCAGCGGCATCCACCACCTCGAAGATATCGATGCCCATACGGTCGGCTACAACTTTCATTTCGTTGACCAGACCGATGTTCACTGCACGGTGGATATTCTCCAGCAGCTTGGTCATTTCCGCCGCCTTGGTGGAACTGACCGGCACGATCTTATCGATAGCATGCTCGTAGAGCGCAACACCAACCTCAAGGCAAGCCGGCGTATGACCACCGATCACTTTCGGGATGGTACGCGTTTCAAAGTCGGGGTTGCCCGGGTCTTCGCGCTCCGGGGAATAGACCAGAAAGATGCTCTCACCGACACGCAGGTCAGCTTCTTGTACGCGGGGGAGAAGCTCTTCTTCAGTAGTGCCCGGGTAGGTAGTGCTTTCCAGCGAGACCACTTGCCCTTCGCGCAGGTAAGGCTTGATGGCATCAGTGGTATTGATCACGAAGCTCATGTCCGGCTCGCGATATTTATTCAGCGGCGTCGGCACACAGAGGATGAGCGCATCGCACTCGCAGGCGCGCTGAAAATCGGCGGTCGCCTCAAAGCCACTCTGACGGGCACTGGCAATTTTTTCACTCGGAATGTGCTCGATATAGCTCTGACCGGCATTCAGCTTAGAGACTTTGCCTTCATCGATATCGATGCCCAGCACGCGGAAGCCAATGGCGTTGTAACGCAGCATCAGAGGAAGGCCTACATAGCCTAGGCCGACAATGCCAATGATGGCTTCTTTACTCTTGAATTTGGCGATGCTCGCCTGCTTCATGCCTGACATCAGGTAAAACTCCGGTTGGATTTTCGTCTCGATATTTATCGAGTCTTCAGCTTGGGATGGTTACCTTCAAAGGCAACCCTTTATTCGCATAGGTACCTTGAAGGCGCTTAGCCAGTATGCTTTTCGCGCCCGTCTCGCCATGCACAATCCGCACTTCTGACGGCCACTCACGCATCCGCGTAACAAAATTCACCAGGTCCTTCTGGTCCGCATGGGCCGAATAACCGCCTATGGTATGGATTTGAGCGCGAATGTCATAGCGTTGCCCGTCCAAATCTGCATCGCCGCCACGCGGGCCGTAGGCTTGGATGGCCCGGCCTGGGGTGCCTTGGGCCTGGTAGCCGACGAAGAGGACGTTGTGCCGCGGGTCGTGCAGCATGGATTTCAGGTAATTGACAATTCGACCGCTGCTGCACATTCCGTTCCCTGCGATGACGATGGCCGGACGAGCGGTTTCCGTCAGGTGACGGACCATCGCCAGGTGCGCCTGGTGGCTGTCGACGGTGAGCAGCTGCGCGAATTCCAGTGGGTTGCGGCCCTGTTTCACGCGCTGCAGCGCTTCGTTATCCCAGAAGGGCTTGAGGTCGCGGTAGACCTGGGTGAAGCGGCTGGCCAGGGGTGAGTCGAGGATGATAGGTAATCTGGGCCAGTCAGGGCCAGTCGTGTCGTGACTACTGGCTTCCCCCCTCACCCCAGCCCTCGGCTCGGGCATCCTGCTTCGCCCTACCTCCTGCATCCATGCAGTCGTCTCCCCGGAGGGGAGAGGGGGTTTGCGCGCTGCGCCCAGCTTCTTGCGGTGGATGATGCCTTCCAGTTCGTAGAGCAGTTCCTGGGTACGGCCGATGCTGAAGGCGGGGATCAATACTGTGCCGTTATCGGCCAGGGCTTGTTCGATGACGCTTTCCAGGCGCTGCCGGCGGCTGCGGCGGTCTTCGTGCAGGCGGTCGCCGTAGGTGCTTTCGATCACCACAATCTCGGCGCGGTACGGCGGCTTGGGTGCCGGCAGCAGGGGTGCATGGGGCGCGCCCAGGTCGCCGGAGAAGACGATGCGCTTTTTCTCGCCGGACTGGGGGTAGTGCAGGTCGATCTCCACATAGGCCGAGCCGAGGATATGTCCGGCGCGTTGCAGGCGGATGCGGCAGACCAGGCTTTGCGTGTCGTGCAGGGTGAACCAGGTCTTGTAGGGCAAGGCGATGATGCGCTGTTCGATCAGCTTGATGTAGCGCTCGACCTGCTTCTGGTCGCGGCTGAAGCCGAGCTTGAAGGCATCCTCCAGCACGATGGGCAGCAGCTTGGCGGAGGGTTCGCTGCAGAGGATCGGCCCCTTGAAACCGGCGGCCAGCAAGTAAGGGATGCGCCCCACGTGATCGATATGCACGTGGGTGGCGACCAGGGCCTTGATCGTGTCCAGGGGAAACTCGATGGCCAGGCGATCGGCGCCTGATTTGCCTTCGGGCGAGGTTTCCGCGCCTTGGAACAGGCCGCAATCGATCAGCAGGCTGTGCTCGGCGTCCATCAACAGTTGGTGACAGGAGCCAGTCACGCCGTCCTTGGCGCCATGATGGAGGATATCGGGGTAACCCATGGTGTCGATCCGTGTTAGTCCGTTAACGATGCCGGCGGGAGGAACGGTGCCGGGGCTATTCCTTAGCATATGGCCGCGTATTGGTCTCAATAGCGGGTATAACCTGCTTGTTTCTGCATCCCGCAACGCGTGTATTTGGGGGCCTTGGTGCGCACGGCGCACCCTACGAGGCACGGCTAATCGATTCGAGGGCGGCCCCCTCTACTGAGCGTCTTGTCAGGATGACAAGCTCGACTTATCGGAATGATGTCGCGAGGAACCCCGACGCAGGACGTTGCGCAGCAGGGCGATAAACAGCCCCAGCATGCCGCCGAGTACCACGCCCAATGCCAGGACCAGCGCCTTCTTGGGCTTTACGGGGCGCAGTGGATCCACGGCCACCTGATCGACAGACACCAGCTTGAGCTCGGCTACGTCGACGCTAAGGTTGCGCAAACGGGTGGCCTCCTCCCGCCAGATGGCCAGGTCCTTGAGGAACAGGTCTTCGTTTTCACGCTGATTGAGCACTTCAACCTGCCGGTTGTGCGCCAGCAGTTGCAGCTCCTTGGCGATCTGCGCGATGCGCGGCTCGGTGAAGTCGTCGGAGCGACGTTGCAGCAATGCATTGCGCTCCGCCTCCAAGGCATCGCTGCCCATGAAGTAGAGCGGTATCTGCTGGTTGTTGACCTCGGTGCGA includes:
- the wbpD gene encoding acyltransferase, yielding MSYYQHTSAIVDDGAQIGDGSRVWHFVHVCGGARIGKGVSLGQNVFVGNKVVIGDNCKVQNNVSVYDNVTLEEGVFCGPSMVFTNVYNPRSLIERKDQYRDTLVKKGATLGANCTIVCGVTIGEFAFVGAGAVINKDVPSYALMVGVPARQIGWMSEFGEQLALPVTGEGEVACQHTNARYVLNGNTLSKVDVQ
- a CDS encoding DegT/DnrJ/EryC1/StrS family aminotransferase; its protein translation is MIEFIDLKTQQARIKDKIDAGIQRVLAHGQYILGPEVAELEEKLASFTGAKYCITCANGTDALQIAQMALGIGPGDEVITPGFTYIATAETVALLGAQPVYVDIDPRTYNLDPNLLEAAITPRTKAIIPVSLYGQCADFDAINAIAAKFGIPVIEDAAQSFGATYKGKRSCNLTTIACTSFFPSKPLGCYGDGGAIFTNDDELATILRQIARHGQDRRYHHIRVGVNSRLDTLQAAILLPKLDIFPEEIVLRQQVADTYGRVLNKAGVTTTPYIEPHNASVYAQYTIRVVGREHLQARLKESGVPTAVHYPIPLNKQPAVADACSALPVGDRVAGEVVSLPMHPYLSEQQLSAIATACGCKG
- a CDS encoding MBL fold metallo-hydrolase RNA specificity domain-containing protein, whose translation is MGYPDILHHGAKDGVTGSCHQLLMDAEHSLLIDCGLFQGAETSPEGKSGADRLAIEFPLDTIKALVATHVHIDHVGRIPYLLAAGFKGPILCSEPSAKLLPIVLEDAFKLGFSRDQKQVERYIKLIEQRIIALPYKTWFTLHDTQSLVCRIRLQRAGHILGSAYVEIDLHYPQSGEKKRIVFSGDLGAPHAPLLPAPKPPYRAEIVVIESTYGDRLHEDRRSRRQRLESVIEQALADNGTVLIPAFSIGRTQELLYELEGIIHRKKLGAARKPPLPSGETTAWMQEVGRSRMPEPRAGVRGEASSHDTTGPDWPRLPIILDSPLASRFTQVYRDLKPFWDNEALQRVKQGRNPLEFAQLLTVDSHQAHLAMVRHLTETARPAIVIAGNGMCSSGRIVNYLKSMLHDPRHNVLFVGYQAQGTPGRAIQAYGPRGGDADLDGQRYDIRAQIHTIGGYSAHADQKDLVNFVTRMREWPSEVRIVHGETGAKSILAKRLQGTYANKGLPLKVTIPS
- the wbpB gene encoding Gfo/Idh/MocA family oxidoreductase — translated: MKKFALIGAAGYIAPRHMRAIKDTGNELVSAYDINDSVGIIDSISPQSEFFTEFERFIEHAWVLKRDPATALDYVAVCSPNYLHHAHIAAGLRLGCDVICEKPLVPTPEILDELALVEKETGKRVYNILQLRHHQAILDLKDKVAREASEHKYDVELTYITSRGKWYMESWKGDPRKSFGVATNIGVHFYDMLHFIFGKLQRNVVHFTSEYKAAGYLEYEKARVRWFLSIDANDLPESVKGKKPTYRSITVNGEEMEFSEGFTDLHTTSYQEILAGRGYGIEDARHCVETVNTIRSATIVTAQNGEGHPFIK
- a CDS encoding oligosaccharide flippase family protein — protein: MSFAKLKASTFLRSVMLLAGGAAIAQGITVGVTPVLTRLFSPAEFGMLAAFTSALTILLAVSSLRYEFALPQVRNIKQARTLVFLCLGLLFVTSLLVFIFLVVASISGFALWGEWDYIWLLPVGIMFAGAFQVANYWAVREKAFRELAKANVNRSLFQATAQVGMGLAGVGGLALVLGYVLSQAVGALKILLGAVGDIRRPSWRRLRVLAVRHKRFPLFSVPAGVLNVSALHLTPFILIYFYGASSAGFFSLAQRAMGAPMAFLGMAIANVYLAELPRLKESEPERLMSFYLRSCRNLIAVGLPVVALATLILGGVST
- the wbpA gene encoding nucleotide sugar dehydrogenase, encoding MKQASIAKFKSKEAIIGIVGLGYVGLPLMLRYNAIGFRVLGIDIDEGKVSKLNAGQSYIEHIPSEKIASARQSGFEATADFQRACECDALILCVPTPLNKYREPDMSFVINTTDAIKPYLREGQVVSLESTTYPGTTEEELLPRVQEADLRVGESIFLVYSPEREDPGNPDFETRTIPKVIGGHTPACLEVGVALYEHAIDKIVPVSSTKAAEMTKLLENIHRAVNIGLVNEMKVVADRMGIDIFEVVDAAATKPFGFTPYYPGPGLGGHCIPIDPFYLTWKAREYGLHTRFIELSGEVNQAMPEYVVSKLMDGLNDNGKALKGSRVLVLGIAYKKNVDDMRESPSVEIMELLEAKGSVVAYSDPHVPVFPKMREHRFNLSSEPLTAENLAGFDAVVLATDHDKFDYELIKQHARLVVDSRGKYRTPQAHIIKA
- a CDS encoding acyltransferase family protein codes for the protein MTLTAERPGVAGYAEKGLRHDIQGLRAIAVLAVMLFHMNKEWLPGGFVGVDVFLVISGFLITSIILDRKESRKFDLLGFYWGRLKRILPACYVMLSAISTLAAYLFISKDFEFYTDSLESSLYFTSNQYFSGFGDYFSPSAHELPLLHTWSLAVEMQFYLILPFLLAWLPLRWVKVMIPTLIVILTAYVECVLRVKGQQQEMYFSLLARAPEFLIGSMVAALRLGEVWSSRFSSFMGWAGFILLASSLFFIKESYGFPGVIALIPCVGTALLIASKNNLLSRFLSLTILVWIGGLSYSLYLWHWPVLSIMRYYVGHYSLELPWLMAFVLMTFATAWLSFRWIETPFRKVRTLAAGGKKAAMLSLGVFPLVFLSGHVNSHVVDPVPTELTRYASQSEICHGKIIGNCVRGGGGDKPPALLLGDSHGAQLNHFFDVVGAANKFNVRIITGSSCVPIVGFDVERLPKWAQSACLAQIDAAKAFIDSSDAIILAGMWQYQTQSAAFMAAFDEFLSSANAQGKNVLVMAQIPMFASNLLRVQRFGSLGLPVTVESNNEWQQANAKIAKITDKYPSVSFVDFSSSAFFRARHLEMIFCFIRIITTLMRWARAIMESLLYRFLKSLSFECWW